From Pulveribacter suum, a single genomic window includes:
- a CDS encoding GDYXXLXY domain-containing protein: MKAQHELVRAAQAQGLLPPQASGAGQQGSDASWVVSALGFIGALLVSLLGLLLLALVSGSDLFTPPGSVVVALLLSGGAVWTLRAGGGMFAQQLAVSLLLCGQALWLVGWGLEGAASPALRIGLLLGLLALQLAVAWSVPVRWVQRLLGLLAAGTFLLLDLWPAGHEGAELLPWGLGAFPAQPNLWLLALAWAGWCVLSVRGAPRTWAPRASALADGVGVALLLAPLVAQAQRWLWLASVPMMGSADAADAGTARLFAFHWTVAVQMALVLAGGLWLLAWHWRENAGVRAARPALALVYALALLACWVMPHVGVAALVGSVALGTGRRRLLVLVLVLMLLQLSQFYYALQWPLTDKALLLAASGAALALALLALGGRPGRRAAGGPASPAAGQPGTPARRWLAPALIAAGGALALGLVHRDALHKEEVVLQGHKIYVALAPRDPRSLMQGDYMALDFSLGPVRSQLQEEDAAAGRRASAWVVARLDGRGVASVQRLAGPQADLAPGEVLLPLRRLKGAWTLVTDAFFFPEGQGGSLAQARFGEFRVLPGGRALLVGLADEQLQPIAPQPRPPEQGDAPDGEDAAARAASAAEEVEEAAADTADADAGPGAAAPANAAQPAPSE, from the coding sequence CCGCCGCAGGCCAGCGGCGCCGGGCAGCAGGGCAGCGACGCCAGCTGGGTGGTCTCGGCACTGGGTTTCATCGGCGCGCTGCTGGTGTCGCTGCTGGGCCTGCTGCTGCTGGCCCTGGTGTCGGGCAGCGACCTGTTCACGCCGCCGGGCTCGGTGGTCGTGGCCTTGCTGCTGTCGGGCGGGGCGGTATGGACGCTGCGCGCGGGCGGCGGCATGTTTGCCCAGCAGCTGGCCGTGAGCCTGCTGCTGTGCGGGCAGGCGCTGTGGCTGGTGGGCTGGGGCCTGGAGGGGGCCGCCTCCCCGGCGCTGCGCATCGGGCTGCTGCTGGGCCTGCTGGCGCTGCAGCTGGCCGTCGCCTGGAGCGTGCCCGTGCGCTGGGTGCAGCGCCTGCTGGGCCTGCTGGCGGCGGGCACCTTCTTGCTGCTGGATCTGTGGCCGGCCGGCCATGAGGGGGCCGAGCTCTTGCCATGGGGGCTGGGGGCCTTCCCGGCGCAGCCCAACCTGTGGCTGCTGGCGCTGGCCTGGGCCGGCTGGTGCGTGCTGTCCGTGCGCGGGGCGCCGCGGACCTGGGCGCCCCGGGCCAGCGCCCTGGCCGACGGGGTGGGCGTGGCCCTGCTGCTGGCGCCCCTGGTGGCGCAGGCGCAGCGGTGGCTGTGGCTGGCCAGCGTGCCCATGATGGGTTCGGCCGACGCTGCTGACGCCGGTACGGCCCGCCTGTTTGCGTTTCACTGGACGGTGGCGGTGCAGATGGCGCTGGTACTGGCCGGCGGGCTGTGGCTGCTTGCCTGGCACTGGCGCGAGAACGCCGGCGTGCGCGCCGCCCGGCCCGCGCTGGCACTGGTCTATGCCCTGGCGCTGCTGGCCTGCTGGGTCATGCCCCATGTGGGCGTGGCAGCGCTGGTGGGCTCGGTGGCCCTGGGCACCGGGCGGCGGCGCCTGCTGGTGCTGGTCCTGGTGCTGATGCTGTTGCAGCTGTCGCAGTTCTATTACGCACTGCAGTGGCCCCTGACGGACAAGGCGCTGCTGCTGGCGGCCAGCGGCGCGGCGCTGGCGCTGGCGCTGCTGGCCCTGGGCGGGCGGCCCGGGCGGCGGGCTGCCGGCGGCCCGGCCTCGCCGGCTGCAGGGCAGCCGGGCACGCCCGCGCGACGCTGGCTGGCGCCGGCCCTGATCGCCGCGGGCGGCGCACTGGCGCTGGGGCTGGTGCACCGCGACGCGCTGCACAAGGAGGAGGTGGTGCTGCAGGGCCACAAGATCTACGTGGCCCTGGCGCCGCGCGATCCGCGCTCGCTGATGCAGGGCGACTACATGGCGCTGGACTTCAGCCTGGGCCCGGTGCGCAGCCAGCTGCAGGAGGAAGACGCCGCCGCCGGCCGGCGCGCCAGCGCCTGGGTGGTGGCCCGCCTGGACGGGCGCGGCGTGGCCAGCGTGCAGCGCCTGGCCGGCCCGCAGGCAGACCTGGCGCCGGGCGAGGTGCTGCTGCCGCTCAGGCGCCTGAAGGGAGCGTGGACGTTGGTGACCGATGCCTTTTTCTTCCCCGAGGGCCAGGGCGGCAGCCTGGCGCAGGCGCGCTTTGGCGAATTTCGCGTGCTGCCCGGCGGCCGTGCGCTGCTGGTGGGCCTGGCCGACGAGCAGCTGCAGCCCATCGCGCCGCAGCCGCGCCCGCCCGAGCAGGGCGACGCGCCAGACGGCGAGGACGCAGCCGCCCGGGCAGCGAGCGCGGCCGAAGAAGTCGAAGAAGCCGCTGCAGACACCGCAGACGCCGACGCCGGCCCTGGCGCAGCGGCGCCGGCCAATGCCGCTCAGCCCGCCCCGTCCGAATGA